The DNA segment TCGGAGAAAACATCAAAATTATATTTTCCATAAGGTTTGTCTGAAGCCCCGAACCCTCTGAGCGTGATGCCGATTACCCGGAAGCCTTTCCTGGAAAGTGCCTGGTACTGGTACTCGTACATGGCATCGCTTAAGGGCCAGCCATGGATCAGTACGATAGGATCGCCTTCCCCGATATCCGTAACGTGCAAGTTCACACCTTTTTCTACTTCTATAAACTCGGCCCTGCCGGCTGACGCTGGTATTCTTTTCCCTTGGGCAAAGATAGGAGCACTTAAAAACAGCGCGGCGATCAGGGTTAGGGCCGCAAAAAAGGATTTCAGGATTTTGAAATCTGATTTAGGGGTAGAAATGCTTTGAAGGTTGTTTACTGCAGGTTTCATCTTTATCTGTTTTAAAAGTTTGTATTGTTTTTTGACAGGACAAAGATGAGACAGGAATGGGCGCGGAAAAATGGAGGAAGGTGGACGGGAATGGTACATTTTTCCCTTAATAGAATTTTCCTACTTTTTATGGCTATACAGTTTTTTTTACGCAACAGCCCGGAAGCAATGAACCTCCGGGCTGTTTTAATGCTAAATATAATCGTTTACTGCTTCATTATTTTTCCAACGAAACGTTGTTGTCCATCAAAAAGCGTTACCACGTAAGTGCCGGTAGGCAGTGCGTGTACATCAATCATCTGACCCTGTTTCCAGTTTTGTTGCAACACTTTTTGTCCCTGGGCATTGTGCAGCATTACTTGTCCCTGGGCAATCGAAGCGTTGATTTTCAATTGTCCTGGTGTCGGATTCGGGGATAACTGAAGTTGAAGTTCCTGTGCGCTGTTGCTCAAGCGCACCACGTGACTGTATTCAAAACTGCCATCGTTATCGACCGTTTTGAGCCGGTAATATTGAATACCAGTCGCGTCTTTATCCAGGTAAGTATAACTGGAAGCCGAACCGTTTGATGCGAAGCCCGTGATTTTGGTATAGGAAATACTATTGGCGCTGCGCTCCAGTTGTATCTCCTGCACATTGGTTTCAAGACTTGTGGACCAGTTGAGCAGGTTCCCTCCGGCAGTGGCCCTTCCCTCAAACTTCTCCAATAGAATGGGTAAGGCTGAAGATGGATCGAACGCCGTAAAGCGTGCGGCATTGATGCCGGTGAAGCTATTGCTCACGCTGAACGATCCTACCGTGCCCTGCGTACTACCTGTGCTGATGGTCCAGGTGCCACCCGAAGCCTGGCTGTTATAAGCAACCTGCATCGCCGCTTCGGTGTTGCCGTTCAGTTCTCCCAGAAGGTAGCTGATGACTATGCTTCCTGTAAAAGTCAGAGGATTGGTAAGCGTATACACACGGCTGATGCTGTTCAGCGAAGCGCTGGTTGCCTGCGTAGCGGTACGTTCCAGCAGGTTATTCGAGATCGTGATGTCCGTACCCGGTACCAAAGCAAGTCCCTCGAAAGAAAAAGTTGTACCGGACAACAACGTGATACCATTGCTGCCCGTGCTTACTTGCGCGTACCCCAGGTTGGCGCACAAGCAGGCAAATAAAAGTAATTTATACCTCATGTTGTTACTTTAAGGATTAGTACAGTTTAACGAGAGTTACGCCGCTACCGGATTGAAGCGCGGTACCACCATTTGCTCCTACTAGAGCATTTACCGAAAGATTGGATGTTGCTGACAGGGTTACAAGAAAAGTAAATTCTCTGTTAAAAGGGGCAGCTGTTGCTCCTGAAGCTGAGGTGGATGCCAGGTAATCAGTACCGTTGTTGACGCCCACAACAATAGCACCGGTATTAGCAGTAAGCATCAGTTTGATGTTTACCAGGTAAGTGCCTGGTGCAACGTTATTAAGCGTGCCTAGGGTAGTCATGGCGTTTGTAGCCCCCATATTACCAGTCAAAGTCAGCGAATAAGATTGCGAAAGCGACCCACCCCCTGCGGGCGTTTGCCATGAACCATCTCCTCTTAAAAAAGTAGTGGAAGAAGCCGTCCCCGAAGCTGAAATTTTTGCCGTGGTCACCGCACCATCCGCGATCTGGCTGGTGCCAATGGTGCCGGTTATTTTTGAAGCCGCAACAGTGCTTTCGCCATTGAGCAGCACTACCCAGGAAGGTGCTACACTTGTGCCGGCATTGTAATAAAAGCCAGGTGTGCCATCTGTCTGGTAAACAATCAAACCTGCCGCCGGATTAACAATGGCCTGGCGTTGCGTTGCAAGCATACGGGGAACCAGTAATCCTTTGGTGGTGCTTTCCACCTGTAACATCGCTGATGCATCTGGTGTCGCGGTACCAATGCCCGCCTGTGCAAAGACCTGATGCTGGGTAAAGCAGAGCGCGAGTAACATCAAACAGCTTGCGGAAAACCATTTCTTTTTCATTGTGGACTAAGTTTAAGTGTTAATATAACAAATATAAAAAAGAGATTATTCGTTAAATAAAGGAGAGATAACATTTCCTATGTCAGAACATGTTATCTCTTCCCATCAATAGCGTCTATATACCATATGGCGTCTATAACTTTCTCACCTTAACCACCGTGTTATCGGGCATCCTTAACAGGTATGTGCCCGTTGTCAGGGCCCGCACATCAATTTCGTTGCGGCTTTTAAGGGTGAATGTACGGACAATCCTACCCTGCGCATCGAAAAGTGTGGCAGGCTTGTTCCACAGCCGTTCATTGTCGCAAACCACCTGGAGTACATTGCTTACAGGATTAGGGAACACATTTACACCAATCTGATCCTCGGTGCCAAAGAGCACGGACACTACTTTACTGTAGGTGATTTTCCCGCCTTCGTCCATGCGTAAACGGTAGTAATTTCTACCCTTTGACGGGGCATGATCTGTAACGATGTATTGATTGATGAGTGTGCCCGCCGCTGTTTTCCCTTCAATTTCCTTCATCGCGGTAAAATTGCGTGCGTCTGTACTTTTCTCCACGGTAAAAGTGGTGTTCGGATCTTCCATATCCGTTTTCCACTGAATATCAACTGAAGTGGCTTGTTTCCGGGCTTCAAAATCCAGTAAGCGCAGTGGCAGTGTGGAAGACGGCGCCCAGGTCATGGCATCCAGCCCGATGTATTCTATATTATTAGTGGCGGTAATGGAGAACATGTCAATAGGGGTATTGCTGTTGTTCGTTCCGCCCTGTGTTGACAGGTCCACCAATGTATAGCCATTCCTGAAAGCAGTATTCTGGTTGATGGAAGCGGTCGGAATAGTGAAACTGAAAACGGCACTACCGTTTTTGTACCCGGTAACCGTGCAGCTACCAGTAATTCCGGAGAGGTCACCAGTACTCTTTGAGAGGTAGAGGTACATACTTTTGAGCGTGAACGCGGCGCCGTTATCGGTTGAAATGGTAAAGCCCGGATTGGTATAGGTATAAATCGTATTATCGATAAACTTATTATCGACCCCTGTTCCATTCCATCCTTTATTGGCTTGAGAGAATATATCAAACTGTGACCTGGACACATCCGCTATCAAAAATTGCTGGCCGCTGCTGGTGAATGTGGTGGCATTGGGCGTAACTGTTTCAAATGTTTCCGTGACAGGACTGCCAGGCGTGGCCGCGGGAGCCCACCTGAGGGCATCAAGCCCGAGGTATTCCATGTTGCCCATACAAGTAACCGTAAAACTGTCAATCACGGTATTGCTGTTGTTCGTTCCGCCAAGGGTACTCATGTCGGCCAATGTATAGCCGTTATTTGTCCCAAAGGATTTATTCACATTCGCGGCGCTGATACTTGCCGTGTAAACCAGCGC comes from the Parasegetibacter sp. NRK P23 genome and includes:
- a CDS encoding T9SS type A sorting domain-containing protein codes for the protein MKKFFVLAAIFIGITPLLHAQVSTETFEDETDVSLNFTDNGQVFRVGAVSRNGFDIYSSASSFGWSGTAADKRFIDNTGKPGIGPGLAVYTSGNAGFVLKSMYLFPARADASFTSLTGVCTISGYRNGALVYTASISAANVNKSFGTNNGYTLADMSTLGGTNNSNTVIDSFTVTCMGNMEYLGLDALRWAPAATPGSPVTETFETVTPNATTFTSSGQQFLIADVSRSQFDIFSQANKGWNGTGVDNKFIDNTIYTYTNPGFTISTDNGAAFTLKSMYLYLSKSTGDLSGITGSCTVTGYKNGSAVFSFTIPTASINQNTAFRNGYTLVDLSTQGGTNNSNTPIDMFSITATNNIEYIGLDAMTWAPSSTLPLRLLDFEARKQATSVDIQWKTDMEDPNTTFTVEKSTDARNFTAMKEIEGKTAAGTLINQYIVTDHAPSKGRNYYRLRMDEGGKITYSKVVSVLFGTEDQIGVNVFPNPVSNVLQVVCDNERLWNKPATLFDAQGRIVRTFTLKSRNEIDVRALTTGTYLLRMPDNTVVKVRKL
- a CDS encoding T9SS type A sorting domain-containing protein gives rise to the protein MRYKLLLFACLCANLGYAQVSTGSNGITLLSGTTFSFEGLALVPGTDITISNNLLERTATQATSASLNSISRVYTLTNPLTFTGSIVISYLLGELNGNTEAAMQVAYNSQASGGTWTISTGSTQGTVGSFSVSNSFTGINAARFTAFDPSSALPILLEKFEGRATAGGNLLNWSTSLETNVQEIQLERSANSISYTKITGFASNGSASSYTYLDKDATGIQYYRLKTVDNDGSFEYSHVVRLSNSAQELQLQLSPNPTPGQLKINASIAQGQVMLHNAQGQKVLQQNWKQGQMIDVHALPTGTYVVTLFDGQQRFVGKIMKQ